A segment of the Fusobacterium ulcerans genome:
GATTTTAAATAGAAAAAAGTAAAACAGTATATAGTTTAACAACTCACAAGAATAAACTTGTGAATATATAATAAGAGGAGAGGGGGAGAAAAATATGACAACAAGTTTTGAAATATTTTTAAAGGTAGCTGAAGAGTTAAGTGTAAGCAGAGCAGCAGCAAGATGTTTTGTAACACAGCAATGTGTAAGTGATCATATAAAAAGATTAGAAGAGGATTATGGAATTTTACTTTTTAATAGAAAACCACATTTTTCTCTGACTGAAGCAGGGCAGATACTTTATGAATCTGTTTTGGATATGCAAAAAATAGAAGAAAATATAAAAATGAAGTTTGATAGATTAAAGAATAATAAAAAACTTACAGTAGGAATGAATGCCACTAGGATAAGCCTTATACTTCCTGAACTTCTTCCTATATATAATGAAATATTTCCAGATGTAGAAATATCTTTTGTGATGCGTGAAACACGGGTGCTTGAACAGATGCTGCTAAAGGGAGAGATAGATGTATTTGTAGGGGTAAATGCAAACAGCAGTTCGAAATACTCTGCTGACCTTCTTGGAATGGAAAAAATAAATATAATAATTTCTTCGAAACTTTTTAAAAAGAATTTTAATTCTAAAAATTTAAAAGAAATGAAAAAAGGAGTAGATTTTTCTGAATTTAAAAATATTTCCTTTGTAAAAGAACCAGGATGGAGCAGAATAAACGAATTAATAGATTTCTATTCAAAACGTGAGGATGTATATTTGAAACCTCTTTACTATACAAGGGATTATGATACACAGATGGCTTTGTGCTCTTCAGGTCTTGTAGCTGTAGTTTGTCCTGGTATGATAACTAAAAAAATTCTGGAACATAATGAAAAAAATTCTAAGGAAAATGAAATATTTATATTTCCTTTGAATAATCAGACTGAGCTCTTAAAAATAGAATTAATAACATTAAAAAAATCTGATGAAAGTGATTATAAAATTAAATTTATAGAGCTGTTAAAAAAACATATGAAAGAAAATATTAATTAATGTAGAAACTCTTTCAAGTAAATAAAAAATGGAGAGCTGTATTATTTTATATGGAGATTTTCTCAGTATTTACAAATATTCTAATATGTGGTAAAATTTGTAGTAATATAAATTTTTAGGAGGGGCTTTTTAATGATTGGAATAGGAATAGTGGGTCTTCCAAATGTAGGAAAATCTACACTTTTTAATGCTATAACGAAAGCTGGAGCTGCTGAGGCAGCAAACTATCCCTTTTGTACAATAGAACCAAATGTAGGGATGGTAACTGTACCAGATAAAAGACTTGATCAACTTTCTGCTATAATTAATCCACAAAGAGTAGTACAGGCAACTGTTGAGTTTATAGATATTGCAGGACTTGTAAAAGGAGCAGCTAAAGGAGAAGGACTTGGAAATAAATTCCTTTCAAATATAAGAACTACTGCTGCTATATGTCAAGTAGTAAGATGTTTTGAAGATGAAAATGTCATTCATGTAAGTGGATCAGTAGATCCAATCAGAGATATCGAGATTATTAATACTGAGCTTATTTTTGCTGATATGGAAACTATAGAGAAAGCTATTGAAAAACATAAAAAATTAGTAACAAGCAAAAATAAAGAATCAATGGAATTAATGCCAGTATTGCTAAAATGCAAGGAACATCTTGATGGTTTTCAGTTGTTGAAAGTATTGACATTGACTCCTGAGGAGACAGAATTATTAAGAACATATCAACTGCTTACTTTAAAACCTATGATATTTGCAGCAAATGTATCTGAAGATGATCTTGCATCTGGAAATGAATATGTTGAAAAGGTAAAAGAATATGCTGAAACAGTAGGATCACAAGTAGTAATAGTTTCTGCAAAAGTGGAAGCTGAACTTCAAGAAATGGATGATGAAGCTGAGAAGCAGGAATACTTAGAAACATTGGGAGTAGAGGAAGCAGGACTTAGTAGATTGATAAGAGCAAGTTTTAAACTTCTGGGGCTTCAGACTTACTTCACAGCAGGAGTGAAGGAAGTAAGAGCTTGGACTATAAAAATAGGAGATACTGCACCTAAAGCAGCTGGAGAAATTCATACTGATTTTGAAAAAGGATTTATTAGAGCTAAAGTAGTTTCTTTTGATGATTTTATCAAATATTCAGGATGGAAAGGGTCGCAGGAAGCAGGAGTGTTAAGATTGGAAGGAAAAGAATATATCGTAAAAGATGGAGACTTAATGGAATTCCTGTTTAATGTTTAAAATAAAATCTTTGTGAAGAAATTTTACTTGACAAGGTTTAAAAAAATTAGTAAAATATCTAGGTATAGATTGGAGGAGGTTGTCTTGAAACTAAGAGTTAAAGATTTTAGCAGCGTTCTTAACAATACTATAAGGTTTGATTTTTATGCAGAAAGCATTGGTGACATTGAACTTTCAGATAAAATACATGTACTAGGAAGTGCAGTTTCTGATAACAATGGAAAGATAGAAATCAGTGGAAAATATTCTACAAAAGCTATTGTCCAATGTGTAAGATGCCTAAAAAATATTGAAATAGATCTAAGTGGAGAATTTACAGGAAGTTTTTTAGATGAAGGAGCATATAGACAATATATGAAAAATCTGAAAGCAGAATGTGAAATAGACAGTAATGAAATTTATGATGAAATCATAGATGGAGAGATAGATCTGTTAGAATTGGTAAGAGAGTATATAATACTTGATCTGCCTCCATACCCACAATGTAATCCTAAGTGCGAAGACGATTCTGAAATAGAAAAGTATAGTGATGATGGAATAAATTCAAGGTGGCAGCAATTATTACAAATAAAAAATTAATTTTTTAAATATGAGTGTAGTAGGAGGGAAACTAAGATGGCAGTACCTAAGAAAAAGACATCTAAGGCTAAAAAGAACATGAGAAGATCTCATCACGCTTTAACTGGAACTGGTTTAGCAACTTGTGAAGTTTGCGGAGCACCAAAAAGACCTCACAGAGTTTGTTTAAGCTGTGGAGACTATAATGGTAAAAAAGTTTTAGCTGGAGACGCTGAGTAATCAACGTAGGATGCAAATTAAATAAAAAAAGACAAGAACCATAATCTTGTCTTTTTTTATATGTATATATTTTTTAAAATTATTGAAATATCTAGTTTTCTATTTCGAAAAAGTAATGTATAATATATGAGAAAATGTTTTTTTATTTTAGGGAGGAAAGAATGAGAATAGCTTTAGATGCTATGGGTGGAGATAATGCCCCAGTGGAAACAATCAAGGGAGCAATAGCCGCTTTGAGTGAAATAGAAAAGTTACAACTTGTATTAGTTGGAAAAAAAGAAGTGATTGAAGCTGAACTTTCTAAATATAAGTATTCTAAAGAGAGAATAGAAATAGTAGATACAAGAGAAGTAATAGAGATGACTGATGATCCTGTGACAGCAGTGAAAACAAAAAAGGATTCTTCTATGAATAGAACTCTTGAATTAGCAAAAGAAGGAACTGTAGATGCTTCTGTTTCAGCAGGAAATACAGGGGCTCTTATCACAGCCAGTCAACTTAAGCTGAAAAGAATAAAGGGAGTGTTAAGACCAGCTATCGCAACTATGTTTCCTAATAAAAAAGGACATATGTTGATGCTTGATGTTGGGGCTACAGCAGATTGTAAACCAGAATTCCTTAATCAGTATGCAATGATGGGTTCTAAGTATGTAGAAATTCTTTTAGGGAGAAAAAAGCCTAAAGTAGGACTTCTAAATATAGGAACAGAAGAAGGAAAAGGTAATGAGGTAACAAGAGGAGCATACGAACTTTTAAAGGAAAATAAAGCAATAAATTTTGTGGGAAATGTTGAAAGTACAGAAGTAATGAATGGTGAAATAGATGTTGTTGTAACAGATGGATTTACAGGAAACATGGTTTTAAAAACAGCAGAAGGAATTGCAAAATTTGTACTGAGTATAATAAAAACTGAGATTAAGAAGAGTGTTATTTATATGTTAGGAGCTCTTCTGCTTCGTCCTGCTTTAAAAATGATAAAATTAAAAATGGATTCTTCTGAATATGGAGGAGCAATATTTTTAGGGCTTAATGGTCTTTCTATAAAAGCACATGGAAATTCAGATTCTAATGGAATAAAAAATGCAATAAAAGTTGCAAACAGATTTGCTGAAATAAACTTTGTAGAGGAATTAAAGAAAGTCATAGATATTGATGTTGATAAAGAAGAAACAAATTAGGAGGTAGAATGGAATTTAAAAGTGTAGGAATCAAAGGAATGGGATATTATGTTCCAGAAAGAATTATGTCTAACTTTGATTTCGAGAAGATATTAGATACTAGTGATGAGTGGATAAGAACAATGACAGGAGTAGAGGAAAGAAGATTTGCAGCTCCTGAAGAAGCAACTTCTGATCTTTGTGTAAAAGCAGCTGAAAAAGCACTGAAAGTTGCAGGAATGACTATAGAAGATATAGACATGATAATTGTAGCCACAGTTACACCAGACTACCCTGTTCAAAGTGCAGCTTGTCTTGTACAGCATAAAATGGGAGCAAGAAATGTACCATCATTTGATGTAAATGCTGCATGTAGTGGATTTATATACTCACTTACAATAGCAGGATCAATGATAAGAAGTGGGATATATAAAAATGTTTTAGTAATTGGAGCAGAAGTTCTTTCAAGAATACTTGATATGACTAATAGAAGTAACTGTATCCTTTTTGGAGATGGAGCAGCGGCAGCTGTAGTATCTGAAGTAGAGGAAGGATATGGAATGCTTTCTACATACCTTGGAGCAGAAGGAGAGGACAATTATGTTCTTAAAATACCAGCAGGAGGAAGTAAAAAACCTAATGATGCTGAAACAATAGCAAATAGAGAGAATTTTCTTGTAATGAAAGGACCGGAAGTTTTCAAATTTGCTGTACACGCTCTTCCATCAGCAACAAACAAAGCTTTAAAAATAGCAAATGTAAAATCTGAAGAGTTAAAAATGATATTTCCACATCAGGCTAATGTAAGAATAATAGAATCAGCAGCTAAAAGAATTCATGTGCCTATGGATAAATTCTATATGAATATTCAAAGATATGGAAATACTTCAGCAGCTTCTGTAGGAATTGCTTTAGGAGAAGCGTTAGAAAAAGGAATGCTTCAAAAAGGAGATTTAATTGCTCTTACAGGATTCGGTGCTGGACTTACTTATGGGTCAATCGTAATGAAATGGGCTTATTAATTATTGACATATTTTGAATGCTGTGATATATTAAAAAAACAGGTGTAATTAATAAGGGGGCTTTTTATGTCAAAAATTGCTTTTGTATTTCCAGGACAGGGAACACAATATGTGGGAATGGGAAAAGAACTTTATGAGAACAGTGAACTGGCAAAAAAAGAATTTGACAGTCTGTTTTCAAAGCTTGATTTTGATCTTAAGACAGTAATGTTTGAAGGACCAGAAGAAGCATTGAAAGAAACAAAAAATACTCAACCGGCTATCGTTTCTATGAGCCTTATACTTACAAAATTATTAGAAGCTAAAGGGGTAAAACCTGATTATGTTGCTGGACACTCAGTTGGGGAATATGCAGCTTTTGGAGCAGCAGGATATTTGAGCACAGAAGATACAGTAAAACTTACAAGTGCAAGAGGAAAATTTATGAATGATACAGCTGTAAAAGTAAATGGTGGAATGGCTGCAATCATTGGACTTGACTCAGAAAAAATAAAAGAAGTATTAACAAATGTTGAAGGAATAGTAGAAGCAGTAAACTTTAATGAACCAAACCAGACAGTAATAGCTGGTCAAAAAGATGCTATTGAAAGAGCATGCACAGCTTTAAAAGAAGCTGGAGCAAGAAGAGCAATGCCTTTAGCAGTATCTGGTCCTTTCCATTCTTCTCTAATGAAAGAAGCTGGAGAGAAATTAAAAGAAGAAGCAGAA
Coding sequences within it:
- a CDS encoding LysR family transcriptional regulator, which encodes MTTSFEIFLKVAEELSVSRAAARCFVTQQCVSDHIKRLEEDYGILLFNRKPHFSLTEAGQILYESVLDMQKIEENIKMKFDRLKNNKKLTVGMNATRISLILPELLPIYNEIFPDVEISFVMRETRVLEQMLLKGEIDVFVGVNANSSSKYSADLLGMEKINIIISSKLFKKNFNSKNLKEMKKGVDFSEFKNISFVKEPGWSRINELIDFYSKREDVYLKPLYYTRDYDTQMALCSSGLVAVVCPGMITKKILEHNEKNSKENEIFIFPLNNQTELLKIELITLKKSDESDYKIKFIELLKKHMKENIN
- a CDS encoding beta-ketoacyl-ACP synthase III, with translation MEFKSVGIKGMGYYVPERIMSNFDFEKILDTSDEWIRTMTGVEERRFAAPEEATSDLCVKAAEKALKVAGMTIEDIDMIIVATVTPDYPVQSAACLVQHKMGARNVPSFDVNAACSGFIYSLTIAGSMIRSGIYKNVLVIGAEVLSRILDMTNRSNCILFGDGAAAAVVSEVEEGYGMLSTYLGAEGEDNYVLKIPAGGSKKPNDAETIANRENFLVMKGPEVFKFAVHALPSATNKALKIANVKSEELKMIFPHQANVRIIESAAKRIHVPMDKFYMNIQRYGNTSAASVGIALGEALEKGMLQKGDLIALTGFGAGLTYGSIVMKWAY
- a CDS encoding YceD family protein — encoded protein: MKLRVKDFSSVLNNTIRFDFYAESIGDIELSDKIHVLGSAVSDNNGKIEISGKYSTKAIVQCVRCLKNIEIDLSGEFTGSFLDEGAYRQYMKNLKAECEIDSNEIYDEIIDGEIDLLELVREYIILDLPPYPQCNPKCEDDSEIEKYSDDGINSRWQQLLQIKN
- the rpmF gene encoding 50S ribosomal protein L32: MAVPKKKTSKAKKNMRRSHHALTGTGLATCEVCGAPKRPHRVCLSCGDYNGKKVLAGDAE
- the plsX gene encoding phosphate acyltransferase PlsX, which produces MRIALDAMGGDNAPVETIKGAIAALSEIEKLQLVLVGKKEVIEAELSKYKYSKERIEIVDTREVIEMTDDPVTAVKTKKDSSMNRTLELAKEGTVDASVSAGNTGALITASQLKLKRIKGVLRPAIATMFPNKKGHMLMLDVGATADCKPEFLNQYAMMGSKYVEILLGRKKPKVGLLNIGTEEGKGNEVTRGAYELLKENKAINFVGNVESTEVMNGEIDVVVTDGFTGNMVLKTAEGIAKFVLSIIKTEIKKSVIYMLGALLLRPALKMIKLKMDSSEYGGAIFLGLNGLSIKAHGNSDSNGIKNAIKVANRFAEINFVEELKKVIDIDVDKEETN
- the fabD gene encoding ACP S-malonyltransferase, producing the protein MSKIAFVFPGQGTQYVGMGKELYENSELAKKEFDSLFSKLDFDLKTVMFEGPEEALKETKNTQPAIVSMSLILTKLLEAKGVKPDYVAGHSVGEYAAFGAAGYLSTEDTVKLTSARGKFMNDTAVKVNGGMAAIIGLDSEKIKEVLTNVEGIVEAVNFNEPNQTVIAGQKDAIERACTALKEAGARRAMPLAVSGPFHSSLMKEAGEKLKEEAEKYTFQMTDVKLVANTTADTLNSIEDIKNEIYAQSFGPVKWVDTVKKLKSEGVTKIYEIGPGKVLAGLVKKIDKEIEIKNIEKLEDLENLM
- the ychF gene encoding redox-regulated ATPase YchF, with amino-acid sequence MIGIGIVGLPNVGKSTLFNAITKAGAAEAANYPFCTIEPNVGMVTVPDKRLDQLSAIINPQRVVQATVEFIDIAGLVKGAAKGEGLGNKFLSNIRTTAAICQVVRCFEDENVIHVSGSVDPIRDIEIINTELIFADMETIEKAIEKHKKLVTSKNKESMELMPVLLKCKEHLDGFQLLKVLTLTPEETELLRTYQLLTLKPMIFAANVSEDDLASGNEYVEKVKEYAETVGSQVVIVSAKVEAELQEMDDEAEKQEYLETLGVEEAGLSRLIRASFKLLGLQTYFTAGVKEVRAWTIKIGDTAPKAAGEIHTDFEKGFIRAKVVSFDDFIKYSGWKGSQEAGVLRLEGKEYIVKDGDLMEFLFNV